A portion of the Bombus pascuorum chromosome 8, iyBomPasc1.1, whole genome shotgun sequence genome contains these proteins:
- the LOC132910034 gene encoding microtubule-actin cross-linking factor 1, isoforms 1/2/3/4 isoform X20 — MSTQAYYKERLGFDPADTVAEHHREQRSQHGYEESLSKFKGQNENGFSWMMEGRENWRVEGATEHRSGSTQAFWGCWAMFIEAHDERDAIQKKTFTKWVNKHLKKHWKYVKTYTCLHVCVLVNNQPCCSPTASRHVGDLFEDLRDGHNLISLLEVLSGEHLPRERGRMRFHMLQNVQMALDFLRYKKIKLVNIRAEDIVDGNPKLTLGLIWTIILHFQSWRRKISDIVVGQESNVTAREALLRWARRSTARYPGVRVTDFTGSWRDGLAFSALIHRNRPDLVDWKGARASQPRERLDRVFYVAEREYGVTRLLDPEDVDTPEPDEKSLITYISSLYDVFPEPPTIHPLYDAEDQRRSEEYRELASSLHMWIREKMCLMQERVFPPTLIEMKNLAAGSTKFKNEEVPPRYRDKQRLSYIFRDLQKYFEAVGEVDIEPHLRIEVIEENWNRLMMLHQEREQAIIDEIKRLERLQRLAEKVHREMKATDNRLEELERRVEDEARRLDRLHPLEAKHAVDLLEQDIRNTEVQIQNIFPDVHTLTEGRYSQAAELRKRVQKLHQRWVALRSLLHKRLVQPLSAVSFPVEERVVTKHRTTVHETRLVDTNPHFRALHDCIDWCKAKIKQLQDADYGSDLPSVQNELEVHQREHKNIEQFHPKVERCVQAKSHFHAEELTLYSQHLTVLQKLHTELLAASNKRLSDLDTLHDFIQSATNELVWLSSKEETEVTRDWSDKNLNVQSIEQYYERTFGSGIESLMSDLEKREIQFSAVQDRGEALVLQHHPAAKTIEAYMSAMQSQWTWLLQLTLCLEVHLKHAAQSQQFFRDVQQAEQWISKRDESLNTIYSQSEFSLDEGERLLKGMQELREELNSYGDHVQKLVDQAKDVVPMKQRRQPVTRPMQVTCVCSYKQVNMSIEKGEQCTLYDNSGRIKWRVKNQEGVESPVPGVCFALQPPDKDALDAAERLRRQYDRSVGLWQRKQLRLRQNMIFATIKVVKGWDLPQFLAMGQDQRTAIRKALNEDAEKLLSEGDPADPQLRRLKRETAEVNKLFDELEKRARAEEESKNAGRIFNEQISAIQEALDEAERVLNTRIAAPLPRDIDSLEHLVLQHKDFEQTLKRQTPDLDKVQQTFRGITLKTPAMRNKLDAVTTKWTNIWNSSNLYIERLKCVEIVLSSLEENTTSVSELEVKLASFDELPPDLKGLQNVLEDLMVLQNAISQQQTAMDKLNEDTQNARHVVEKSRPSHRGSHSDMDRLDDEVNKLNSRWTNLCAQLVERVRSAEAAYGLAQQLEHAYRNEVDFIDESYEKLEVENAKNLLNKVVERAPAIEAVNVTGSRLIREGKIYGQRLRAFTEQLEDICPSLDASVKKPRREFVSTVDDVARDLDTLNKRYTTLVDLLQERVTQLAAQQTEETSQQFQEALEGLQKWLTDTEEMVSNQKSPSSDYNVVKAQLQEQKFLKKMLMDQQNSMSSSYNMGQEVAAEAEPKERKKIEKQLKDLMARFDNLTESAAKRMEALEQAMGVAKQFQDKLIPLQTWLDKTEKRVRDMELVPTDEEKIQQRVTEHDGLHEDILSKKPEFSELTEVASQLMSLVGEDEAAALADKLQDAADRYAALVERSESLGNLLQRSRQGLRHLVLSYQELQAWMEGMEIRLSKYRVLAVHTEKLLQQMEDLADLTEEVSTRQTEVDSTTDTGLELMKHISSDEALQLKDKLDSLQRRFNDLVSRGSDLLKHAQESLPLVQQFHDNHNRLMDWMQAAESALQSAEPREDEIIRLEMEISEYRPVLDKINAVGPQLSQLSPGEGAATIEALVTRDNRRFAAIAEQIQRKAERLQLSKQRSLEVIGDIDDLLEWFHEVDNQLREAEPPSSEPEIIRVQLKEHKALNDDISSQKGRVRDVISTAKKVIRENGQYEDKSTIRENMEDLRETMEIVSGLSMDRLGALEQALPLAEHLRDTHIDLVSWLEEAEQQVAMLPMPALRPDLIAAQQDKNEFLVQSINEHKPLVEKLNKTGEALLKLCNEEEGIKIQDILEADTTRYAALRAELRGRQQTLEQALQESSQFSDKLEGMLRALSSTADQVNGAEPISAHPGRLRDQMEENSALVDELAQRSEAYAAVRRAADDVISKAGNRADPAVKDIKRKLDKLNKLWSDVQKSTTDRGQTLDEALAIAEKFWSELNGVMSTLRELQDALAGQAPPAAQPAAIQQQQVALQEIRHEIDQTKPDVEQVRASGHELMGLCGEPDKPDVRKHIEDLDQAWDNVTALYARREENLIDAMEKAMEFHETLQNLLEFLQEAEDKFSSMGLLGSDIDEVKKQIKQLANFKAEVDPHMVKVEALNRSLIRQAAELTERTSSEQAAAIKEPLGAVNRRWDGLLRGLVERQRLLENALLRLGQFQHALDELLVWIEKTDDTLDNLKAVAGDPQVIEVELAKLKVLVNDIQAHQTSVDTLNDAGRQLIEDGKGTAEASTTAEKLGTLNRRWRDLLQRAADRQRELEDALREAQTFTAEIQDLLSWLGDVDNTIVASKPVGGLPETASEQLERFMEVYNELEQNRLKVESVLQQGQAYLKRADSTSAGGLNHNLRTLKQRWDNVTARASDKKIKLEIALKEATEFHDALQSFVDWLTNAEKILTNLKPVSRVMETILGQIEEHKAFQKDVGVHRETMLNLDKKGTHLKYFSQKQDVILIKNLLISVQHRWERVVSKSAERTRALDHGYKEAREFHDAWSNIMNWLDETEKTLDEVASDGALGGNDPEKIKARLNKHRELQKALSAKQGTYDATMKNGKSLKDKAPKSDEFALKELLNELKNKWTTVCGKCVDRQRKLEEALLFSGQFKDAIQALLEWLSKSEKQLADTGPLYGDLDTVMNLVEQHKTFEKDLESRVSQMESVIKTGRELLAKATPDDASAIGSQLAEINNLWDTVTKLSSDKTERLQEALREAERLHKAVHVLLEWLSDAEMKLRFAGQLPEDEQESRNQLMEHEKFLRELSTKEIEKDQTLELAHVILAKAHPDGALVIKHWITIIQSRWEEVSTWAQQRNQRLENHMRGLQDLDNLLEELLSWLEGLENTLNALEAEPLPDDKATLEMLIVDHREFMENTSRRQNEVDRVCKARQIKSAKDTMKITKAKSPAPTRASPGRERTPDSLPHIGPRFPPKGSKGAEPEFRSPRVKLLWDRWRHVWMLAWERQRRLQDKYNYIQELDRVANFSWEDWRKRFLKFMNHKKSRLTDLFRKMDKNNDGLIPREDFIQGIMNTKFETSRLEMGAVADLFDRHGEGLIDWKEFIAALRPDWEERRTYNDTDKIHDEVKRLVMLCTCRQKFRVFQVGEGKYRFGDSQKLRLVRILRSTVMVRVGGGWVALDEFLLKNDPCRVFLMPIPDPNKPEQHEGWCPLAKGRTNIELREQFILADGVSQTMTAFRSKPSPTSTLQRTPISSANAGPITKVRERSARSVPMGQSRASRSSLSAGTPDSLSDNESSFKLGSARKTSTPYRSSMTPGGSRPSSRPTSRPTSRPTSRPGSRPASRQGSKPPSRYGSTQSLDSTDDSTNVSRIPRRTAVSTTGNTPTSSRHNSVSGKRLSVNGSSSRPRTPTGLVSPASGVPARSSSMCTNSATNTSSAVKRARTRTPSSGSSTPLPPSLKLSRKPSGASDTSVSTTPATKRKGKPTPIDQRAPFRL; from the exons CATTGGAAGTACGTGAAG ACTTACACGTGCCTACACGTGTGCGTCCTTGTGAACAACCAACCATGCTGTTCCCCCACT GCCAGCAGACATGTCGGAGATCTGTTCGAAGACCTGCGGGACGGGCACAACCTCATTTCCTTGCTGGAGGTACTCTCGGGCGAGCATCTT cCGCGAGAGAGAGGTCGGATGCGTTTCCACATGCTGCAGAATGTACAAATGGCTCTTGACTTTTTGCGCTATAAGAAGATCAAGCTCGTTAATATTCGTGCTGAAGACATTGTCGATGGAAACCCAAAGTTGACTCTAGGTTTGATATGGACCATCATACTTCACTTCCAG AGCTGGCGTCGCAAG aTATCCGATATTGTAGTGGGTCAGGAATCGAACGTGACTGCCCGTGAAGCTCTTCTGAGATGGGCCAGACGATCGACGGCGCGTTATCCTGGAGTGCGCGTTACGGACTTTACCGGATCGTGGAGGGATGGGCTAGCTTTCAGCGCATTAATCCATCGAAACAGACCAGATCTGGTCGATTGGAAAGGTGCTCGTGCTAGTCAACCACGAGAGCGGCTCGATCGGGTCTTCTACGTCGCGGAGCGCGAGTATGGCGTTACGAGGCTTCTCGATCCTGAAG ATGTGGACACTCCTGAACCGGATGAGAAGTCCTTGATAACGTACATCTCTTCGCTCTACGACGTGTTCCCGGAGCCGCCAACGATTCACCCGTTGTACGATGCCGAGGACCAGAGGCGCTCGGAGGAATATAGAGAGCTAGCTAGTTCCCTCCACATGTGGATCCGCGAAAAGATGTGCCTGATGCAGGAACGTGTCTTCCCGCCGACCttaatagaaatgaaaaatttggcGGCCGGCAGCACGAAATTCAAGAATGAGGAAGTACCGCCCAGATACAGAGACAAGCAACGACTTTCTTACATCTTCAGGGATTTGCAAAAGTACTTCGAAGCGGTCGGTGAGGTGGACATTGAACCTCACTTACGTATCGAGGTTATTGAAGAAAATTGGAATAGATTGATGATGCTGCATCAGGAAAGAGAACAGGCGATAATCGACGAAATTAAACG ACTCGAACGACTGCAACGACTAGCAGAGAAAGTGCACAGAGAGATGAAGGCGACCGACAATCGATTGGAGGAGCTCGAGAGACGAGTGGAGGACGAAGCCAGACGTCTCGATCGACTTCATCCTCTGGAAGCGAAACATGCGGTGGATCTTTTGGAACAGGATATTCGTAACACCGAGGTCCAGatccaaaatatttttccagacGTGCATACACTTACCGAGGGGCGATACAGTCAGGCGGCCGAACTTCGCAAAAG AGTTCAGAAGCTACATCAACGGTGGGTCGCCCTGCGATCTCTTCTTCATAAACGTTTGGTACAGCCGCTGTCGGCCGTATCTTTCCCGGTAGAAGAACGCGTCGTTACGAAACACCGTACTACCGTCCATGAAACCCGATTGGTCGACACCAATCCACATTTCCGTGCGTTACACGACTGCATCGACTGGTGTAAGGCGAAGATCAAACAGCTCCAGGATGCAGACTATGGCTCCGATTTACCTAGCGTGCAGAACGAACTGGAGGTTCACCAAAGGGAACACAAGAATATCGAGCAGTTCCATCCTAAAGTGGAGAGATGTGTGCAGGCTAAGAGCCACTTTCACGCCGAGGAACTGACATTGTATAGCCAACATCTAACTGTTCTTCAAAAACTTCACACTGAATTATTGGCGGCCTCGAATAAGAGACTTTCCGATTTGGACACTCTACATGACTTTATACAATCGGCGACTAATGAACTAGTTTGGCTGAGTTCTAAGGAGGAGACGGAGGTGACACGCGATTGGAGTGACAAGAATTTGAATGTGCAAAGTATCGAGCAGTATTACGAg CGTACGTTTGGATCTGGTATAGAG TCCCTTATGAGTGACCTAGAGAAGCGGGAGATTCAATTCTCCGCGGTGCAAGATCGAGGCGAAGCTCTGGTCCTTCAACATCATCCCGCCGCGAAAACCATCGAAGCTTACATGTCCGCTATGCAGAGTCAATGGACCTGGCTTCTTCAATTAACTCTTTGTCTAGAAGTCCATCTGAAACACGCAGCACAGAGTCAACAATTTTTCCGGGATGTTCAACAGGCTGAACAGTGGATCTCGAAGAGAGATGAATCACTCAACACCATTTATTCCCAATCAGAATTCTCCTTGGACGAGGGTGAACGTTTATTGAAGGGTATGCAAGAACTACGCGAAGAATTGAATAGTTACGGCGATCATGTGCAGAAACTGGTTGATCAAGCGAAGGACGTGGTTCCTATGAAGCAACGTCGACAGCCCGTGACACGACCTATGCAAGTTACATGTGTCTGCAGCTACAAACAAGTTAAT ATGTCGATTGAGAAGGGCGAACAATGTACGTTATACGACAACTCTGGTAGGATAAAATGGCGCGTAAAGAATCAAGAGGGCGTCGAGTCCCCTGTTCCAGGCGTCTGCTTTGCTCTTCAGCCACCTGACAAGGATGCTCTCGATGCTGCAGAAAGATTGCGACGACAATATGACCGAAGTGTTGGATTATGGCAACGGAAACAGCTTCGATTACGACAAAACATGATTTTCGCGACCATCAAAGTGGTCAAAGGCTGGGATCTACCGCAGTTCTTGGCTATGGGCCAGGATCAGAGAACTGCTATCAGAAAAGCCTTAAACGAGGATGCTGAGAAATTGCTGTCCGAGGGCGACCCTGCTGATCCACAATTGAGGCGACTGAAGCGAGAAACGGCCGAAGTGAACAAATTGTTTGATGAACTAGAGAAACGTGCCAGAGCGGAGGAAGAGTCAAAGAACGCGGGACGTATTTTCAACGAACAGATTTCTGCCATTCAAGAAGCATTAGACGAAGCAGAGAGAGTTCTGAACACTCGCATAGCTGCGCCATTGCCGAGAGACATCGACAGCTTAGAACATCTGGTTCTGCAACACAAAGATTTTGAACAAACTCTCAAACGTCAAACGCCAGATCTAGATAAAGTTCAACAAACTTTCCGTGGTATTACTTTGAAGACTCCAGCCATGAGAAACAAGCTCGACGCTGTTACCACCAAATGGACAAATATTTGGAACTCAAGCAATCTGTACATCGAGCGGCTAAAGTGTGTTGAGATCGTGCTTTCTAGTCTTGAGGAGAACACAACCTCGGTATCCGAATTGGAAGTGAAATTGGCGTCGTTTGACGAGCTGCCACCGGATCTGAAGGGATTACAGAATGTACTAGAAGATCTGATGGTGCTTCAAAATGCCATCTCTCAACAGCAAACTGCAATGGATAAACTGAACGAAGATACGCAGAACGCAAGACACGTTGTTGAAAAGTCGAGACCAAGTCATCGTGGCTCTCATTCTGATATGGATCGCTTAGACGATGAAGTGAACAAACTAAACTCCAGATGGACCAATCTATGTGCTCAGTTGGTTGAAAGAGTTCGCAGCGCGGAAGCAGCCTATGGCCTAGCTCAACAGTTAGAACATGCCTACCGTAACGAGGTCGACTTCATTGACGAATCGTACGAAAAACTCGAAGTGGAGAATGCGAAG AATCTATTGAACAAGGTGGTAGAACGAGCGCCGGCGATCGAAGCAGTAAATGTGACAGGCAGTCGATTGATTCGCGAAGGAAAG ATCTACGGACAAAGGCTTCGAGCGTTCACGGAACAGCTGGAAGATATCTGCCCGTCTTTGGATGCTTCGGTGAAAAAACCGCGACGAGAGTTCGTCTCAACGGTTGACGACGTCGCTCGTGATCTAGATACTCTGAACAAGAGGTACACCACGCTCGTGGATCTTCTTCAGGAACGGGTTACACAGCTGGCAGCGCAACAAACCGAGGAGACATCTCAACAG TTCCAGGAGGCTCTGGAGGGTCTTCAGAAATGGCTGACGGACACAGAGGAAATGGTATCCAACCAGAAATCACCATCATCGGATTACAACGTAGTCAAGGCGCAATTACAAGAGCAAAAATTCCTGAAGAAGATGCTAATGGACCAGCAAAACTCAATGTCCTCCTCGTACAATATGGGCCAAGAAGTGGCGGCTGAGGCGGAGCCTAAGGAACGGAAGAAGATCGAGAAACAACTGAAAGATTTGATGGCAAGATTTGATAATCTTACGGAAAGTGCTGCTAAGAGAATGGAAGCACTTGAACAAGCGATGGGAGTAGCGAAACAGTTCCAGGATAAACTGATACCACTTCAAACTTGGCTGGACAAGACCGAAAAACGCGTAAGAGATATGGAGTTGGTTCCAACGGACGAGGAAAAAATCCAGCAACGCGTTACCGAACACGATGGCCTTCACGAGGATATTCTGTCAAAGAAACCTGAATTCAGTGAACTTACAGAGGTTGCTAGTCAACTAATGTCTCTGGTAGGCGAAGATGAAGCCGCTGCTTTGGCTGACAAACTTCAGGATGCGGCTGATAGATACGCTGCATTGGTCGAACGATCGGAATCTCTTGGTAACTTGCTTCAACGTTCGAGACAGGGTTTACGTCATCTGGTACTCAGTTATCAAGAACTTCAGGCTTGGATGGAGGGTATGGAAATCAGATTGTCGAAATACAGAGTGCTGGCAGTGCATACGGAGAAGCTTCTTCAACAAATGGAAGACCTAGCTGACTTGACCGAAGAGGTTTCGACTCGACAGACAGAAGTAGACAGTACCACCGATACTGGATTGGAATTAATGAAACACATATCGAGCGACGAGGCGCTTCAATTGAAAGATAAACTCGATTCTTTGCAACGGCGATTTAATGATTTGGTTAGTCGAGGTTCCGACTTGCTGAAGCACGCGCAAGAGTCTCTTCCATTGGTGCAACAATTCCATGATAATCATAATCGTTTAATGGATTGGATGCAAGCTGCAGAATCGGCTCTGCAATCAGCCGAACCTCGCGAAGATGAAATTATTAGATTAGAAATGGAGATATCGGAATATAGACCAGTTCTAGACAAGATCAACGCCGTTGGACCGCAGTTGTCTCAGTTATCTCCGGGTGAAGGGGCAGCGACTATCGAAGCTCTAGTCACCAGAGACAACAGGAGATTCGCCGCCATTGCCGAGCAGATTCAACGAAAGGCTGAGAGGCTTCAGCTGAGTAAGCAACGTTCGCTGGAAGTGATCGGTGATATTGACGATTTACTAGAATGGTTCCATGAAGTGGATAATCAATTAAGGGAAGCAGAACCACCAAGCAGCGAACCGGAAATCATCAGGGTACAATTGAAGGAGCATAAAGCCTTGAACGACGACATATCCAGTCAGAAAGGACGTGTTAGGGATGTGATATCCACAGCAAAGAAGGTGATCCGTGAAAATGGTCAATACGAGGACAAATCTACGATCAGAGAAAATATGGAGGACTTACGAGAAACCATGGAAATTGTTTCCGGTCTTTCAATGGATAGACTCGGTGCTTTGGAACAAGCTTTGCCATTGGCTGAACATTTACGCGACACTCACATTGATTTAGTCAGCTGGTTAGAAGAGGCTGAACAACAAGTCGCAATGCTTCCTATGCCTGCGTTAAGACCCGATCTAATAGCCGCCCAACAGGACAAGAACGAGTTCCTCGTGCAGAGCATCAACGAACACAAACCTTTGGTCGAGAAGTTGAACAAAACTGGTGAAGCATTGTTGAAGCTGTGCAACGAAGAAGAAGGTATCAAAATACAGGACATATTGGAAGCAGACACCACTCGATATGCAGCCCTCAGAGCAGAACTTCGTGGTCGACAGCAGACTCTCGAACAGGCACTTCAGGAATCTTCTCAGTTCTCCGACAAGCTGGAAGGAATGCTGCGTGCTCTCTCATCAACTGCCGATCAAGTAAATGGCGCCGAACCGATCAGCGCTCATCCTGGTCGGTTAAGAGATCAGATGGAAGAGAATTCCGCTCTGGTCGACGAATTGGCTCAAAGATCCGAGGCCTATGCGGCTGTGAGGAGGGCCGCCGATGACGTGATCAGCAAGGCAGGTAACAGAGCTGATCCAGCCGTAAAGGACATCAAACGGAAGCTGGACAAATTGAACAAACTATGGAGCGACGTGCAAAAGTCGACGACCGACAGAGGTCAAACGTTAGACGAAGCTTTGGCGATCGCCGAAAAATTCTGGTCCGAGTTGAATGGCGTGATGTCTACTCTGCGAGAGCTTCAGGATGCTCTTGCTGGTCAGGCGCCACCAGCAGCTCAACCTGCTGCCATCCAACAGCAACAGGTTGCCTTGCAGGAGATTAGGCACGAAATCGACCAAACGAAACCAGATGTCGAGCAAGTACGAGCTTCTGGTCACGAGTTGATGGGTCTTTGTGGTGAGCCAGACAAACCAGATGTTAGAAAGCATATCGAAGATTTGGATCAAGCCTGGGATAATGTGACTGCCCTATATGCCAGAAGAGAGGAAAATCTGATCGATGCTATGGAGAAAGCCATGGAGTTCCACGAGACCTTGCAAAATCTTCTGGAGTTCCTACAAGAAGCCGAGGACAAGTTCTCCAGTATGGGACTGCTAGGAAGCGATATCGACGAAGTTAAAAAACAGATCAAACAATTGGCCAATTTCAAAGCCGAAGTAGATCCTCACATGGTCAAGGTCGAAGCTCTAAACAG GAGTCTGATAAG ACAAGCTGCCGAACTGACAGAGAGAACGTCCTCGGAACAAGCTGCAGCCATCAAAGAACCGCTTGGTGCCGTTAACAGACGGTGGGACGGACTGCTTCGAGGCCTCGTGGAGAGGCAAAGGCTCTTGGAGAACGCGTTACTACGTCTAGGACAATTCCAGCATGCTCTAGACGAATTGCTGGTATGGATCGAGAAGACGGACGACACTTTGGACAACTTGAAGGCCGTGGCCGGTGATCCTCAAGTGATCGAAGTGGAATTAGCTAAACTGAAAGTACTTGTAAATGATATTCAAGCCCATCAGACCAGCGTGGACACTCTGAACGACGCTGGAAGACAGTTAATAGAGGATGGAAAGGGAACAGCCGAAGCTTCGACGACTGCTGAGAAATTGGGTACTTTGAATCGTCGTTGGCGCGATTTGTTGCAACGTGCTGCTGATCGTCAACGAGAATTGGAAGATGCGCTTAGAGAAGCGCAAACCTTTACGGCGGAGATACAGGACCTTTTGTCTTGGCTGGGTGATGTGGACAACACTATAGTAGCTTCAAAACCTGTTGGAGGATTGCCGGAAACAGCTTCAGAACAGTTAGAACGCTTTATGGAAGTGTACAACGAATTGGAACAAAATCGTTTGAAAGTTGAATCGGTTCTTCAACAAGGACAAGCGTACTTGAAGCGTGCTGATTCTACTAGTGCCGGTGGTCTGAATCACAACTTGAGGACTTTGAAACAACGATGGGATAATGTGACTGCTCGCGCAAGTGATAAAAAGATCAAGCTCGAGATCGCTCTGAAAGAGGCTACAGAGTTCCACGATGCACTTCAATCGTTTGTCGATTGGTTAACCAACGCGGAGAAGATTCTGACGAATCTGAAACCTGTGTCGAGGGTAATGGAAACTATCCTCGGACAGATAGAGGAACACAAAGCGTTTCAGAAGGACGTTGGAGTTCATCGTGAGACTATGCTGAACCTCGATAAGAAGGGCACGCATTTGAAATACTTTTCACAGAAACAGGACGTGATTCTAATCAAAAACTTGTTGATAAGTGTGCAACACAGATGGGAAAGAGTAGTTTCGAAGTCTGCAGAGAGAACCAGGGCTCTTGATCACGGATACAAAGAGGCCAGAGAATTCCACGATGCTTGGTCCAATATAATGAACTGGCTCGACGAAACGGAGAAAACTTTGGACGAGGTTGCCAGTGATGGCGCCCTTGGAGGAAATGATCCAGAGAAGATCAAGGCCAGACTGAATAAGCATCGTGAATTGCAGAAAGCTCTCAGCGCCAAACAGGGTACCTATGACGCAActatgaaaaatggaaaatcatTAAAAGACAAAGCGCCTAAAAGTGATGAATTTGCTTTGAAAGAACTTTTGAATGAGTTGAAGAACAAGTGGACCACTGTTTGTGGTAAGTGCGTGGATAGACAGAGGAAGCTCGAGGAAGCATTGTTGTTCTCGGGACAATTCAAGGACGCTATTCAGGCGTTGCTGGAATGGCTTAGTAAGTCTGAGAAGCAGCTGGCAGACACCGGTCCACTTTATGGCGACCTTGACACTGTAATGAATTTGGTTGAACAACATAAGACCTTCGAGAAGGATCTCGAATCCAGAGTCTCTCAGATGGAATCCGTAATCAAAACGGGTCGCGAGCTTCTTGCTAAGGCGACGCCTGATGATGCATCTGCTATAGGATCACAGCTtgctgaaataaataatctttggGACACGGTAACCAAGTTGTCCTCTGACAAGACTGAACGACTCCAAGAAGCCCTCAGAGAGGCTGAACGCCTTCACAAGGCAGTTCACGTACTTCTGGAGTGGCTGAGCGATGCTGAAATGAAGCTGAGATTTGCTGGACAGTTGCCGGAAGATGAACAGGAGAGCAGGAATCAGTTGATGGAACACGAAAAGTTCTTGCGTGAATTAAGCACcaaggaaattgaaaaagatcAAACTTTGGAGCTGGCTCACGTGATTCTTGCAAAGGCACACCCTGATGGAGCTTTGGTTATCAAACATTGGATCACGATTATTCAATCCAGATGGGAAGAGGTTTCCACCTGGGCCCAACAAAGGAATCAAAGATTGGAGAATCATATGCGAGGACTTCAG GACCTCGACAATCTTCTGGAAGAACTACTGTCATGGTTAGAAGGTTTGGAGAACACTCTCAACGCTCTTGAAGCTGAGCCTCTACCAGACGATAAAGCTACTTTAGAAATGCTGATTGTGGATCACAGAGAATTTATGGAGAACACCAGTCGAAGACAGAACGAAGTTGACCGCGTCTGTAAAGCCAGACAGATCAAATCTGCGAAAGATACGATGAAGATAACGAAGGCTAAGTCACCTGCCCCAAC CCGAGCCAGCCCAGGCCGTGAGAGAACGCCCGATTCGTTGCCGCACATCGGCCCACGGTTCCCACCCAAAGGAAG CAAAGGTGCCGAACCGGAGTTCCGTAGTCCGAGAGTAAAACTGCTGTGGGACAGGTGGAGACACGTTTGGATGTTGGCGTGGGAACGTCAACGTCGTTTACAGGataagtataattatatcCAAGAACTGGACCGTGTCGCAAACTTCAGCTGGGAGGATTGGCGCAAGAGA TTCCTGAAATTCATGAACCACAAAAAGTCCAGATTAACAGATCTCTTCAGGAAAATGGATAAGAATAACGACGGACTGATTCCACGCGAGGACTTCATTCAAGGAATCATGAACACTA AATTCGAGACTTCACGGTTAGAAATGGGAGCGGTCGCAGATTTGTTCGATCGCCACGGTGAAGGATTGATAGATTGGAAGGAATTCATCGCGGCTCTAAGACCAGACTGGGAGGAACgcagaacgtataacgacactGACAAGATTCACGATGAAGTAAAACGATTGGTGATGCTTTGTACTTGTCGCCAGAAATTCCGTGTATTTCAAGTTGGCGAAGGAAAATATAGG TTTGGAGACAGTCAGAAGTTGCGGTTGGTACGGATTCTACGATCGACCGTGATGGTACGAGTCGGTGGTGGATGGGTAGCATTGGacgaatttctattaaaaaatgatccTTGCCGCG TTTTTCTAATGCCGATACCGGACCCTAACAAACCGGAACAACATGAGGGTTGGTGTCCGCTCG CCAAGGGAAGAACGAATATCGAGCTGCGAGAACAATTCATATTGGCGGATGGCGTCAGCCAGACAATGACGGCGTTCAGATCGAAACCGAGCCCAACCTCGACGCTGCAGCGTACGCCAATCTCATCCGCGAATGCCGGACCCATCACCAAG GTGAGGGAACGCAGCGCTCGCAGCGTTCCCATGGGACAATCGCGAGCATCGCGCTCATCGTTGAGCGCCGGAACGCCGGACAGCCTAAGCGACAACGAGAGCTCTTTCAAGCTTGGCTCCGCCAGAAAAACAAGTACACCCTACAGAAGCTCTATGACACCGG GCGGTAGTCGACCATCCAGTAGGCCAACTTCGAGACCAACATCCAGACCAACCAGTAGACCCGGAAGTAGGCCCGCATCCAGGCAAGGAAGCAAACCACCGAGTCGCTATGGTTCCACACAGTCGTTAGATAGCACTG aTGATTCGACCAATGTGAGCCGCATTCCACGTAGAACGGCAGTGAGCACGACAGGGAATACTCCCACTTCTAGCAGACACAATAGCGTGTCAGGAAAGCGCTTATCGGTGAACGGTTCGAGTTCACGACCTCGAACGCCCACCGGCCTGGTTAGTCCTGCCAGTGGTGTTCCAGCGAG GAGCAGCTCGATGTGTACAAATTCAGCAACTAACACCTCGTCGGCCGTTAAGCGAGCTAG AACAAGGACACCGTCCAGTGGGTCGAGCACGCCACTGCCGCCTTCTTTGAAACTATCCAGGAAACCTTCTGGAGCATCGGATACGTCCGTATCGACCACACCGGCCACTAAACGAAAAGGCAAACCAACGCCGATCGACCAACGGGCGCCATTCCGATTGTAG